Genomic segment of Saprospira sp. CCB-QB6:
AGAAATAGCATCAAAGGGAGCGATGACGACTTGCTCGCCTGCCTTTAAGCCAGAGGTAATTTGGATGTAGCGATCATCTTGAATGCCCGTTTTTACTTCTTGCAGGCGGACAGAATCGGCCATTTGGACAAATACATATTCCTTTAGGCTAACCTCCTCTCCTTTTCTGACTTGCTCCTCGGCTTCCTCATCTTCTCGGCTAGTGACGGCTGCAATGGGAAGAGACAAAGCATTGGGAATGCTATTGGTGCGAATTTCTGCAGAGGCTGAAAGTCCTGCTCTAAAGGGGGGCTTATTGGGATCAACTTGTAAGTCCTTATAGCTTTCTTGCGACATCAATATGCGCACCTCAAAGTTGGTTACCTGATCCGACGTGAGCGCCATAGTGCTCAGGCCCGTGGCCGTGTTGGCAATATGAGTCACTAGGCCCAAAAACTTGCGGTTGGGATAAGCATCTAGCTCAATATCTGCCGAATCGCCTCGGTTGAGTTGTAAAATATCGCGCTCATTCACATCTACACGGACCTCTATGGAGCTGAGGTTAGAGATTTTTAGAATGGGCGTTCCCGCCATCTGAATGGTTCCAACTACCTGCTCGCCTTGTTTTTTGTAAAGCTTAGACACCACCCCGGCCATAGGCGCATAAATAGAGGTTTGCGAAAGGTTTTTCTGCTGCTCCCGCACCGTGGCATCGGCACTTTCTACATTAAACTTGGCTGAGCGGATGCTCTCGTCTAGGGCCGCAATATTGGCCTCGGTAGAGCGGAGGTTGGTCTCCATGGTTTCTAGCTCAGCCTTAGAAATAACACCCTCGTCAAAAAGGGTTTTGTTCCGATCGTAATTGACTTTGGCTTGGGCCAACTGCACCAAGAGTTGATCTTTTTGGGCCTTGATGTTCCCCAATTGCGCTCTAGCCGATTTGGCACTAGCCGCTGCCCGTTCAACCACAGAAGCCAAGGCTTCGGGGTCAATTTTGGCCAACAACTGCCCTTCCTTGACATTTTCTCCTTCTTCTACCAAAAGCTCGACGATGGTTCCCGATACATTGGAGGTAATTTCTACCTCTGTGGCGGGAAATAGTTTTCCACTCGCATAAACCGACTCGACAATTTGCCGCTTTTCGGCAGCTTCTACGGCCACTCGAATCGCCTTAGACTTTCCGTCTTTGCGGAAAATCACAATCAAGGCCGTTGCTATAAGCACCAAACCGATAATCCAGATAATGGGACTGATGCCCTTTTTCTTCTTTGCCATAGCCTTCTTAGTTTTCTTGGGGAGTATTCAGTCCTATCCCTCTATAAAAATCAAGGACCTTTAGTTTGAAAAGTAAATCATATTTGGCCTGCACCACCGAAGAGGCCGCTGAGGTCAACATATTTTGTACAGAACTGAGCTCAAACCCATTGACAATGCCCAGCTCAAAGCGTTTGCGGGTGTTTGCCGCAGAGGCCGAGGTGGCGGCCAAGCTTTTTTGGGCCGCTTCTAGGCTTTTTCTAGCCGCTTTAACATCGGTTAAGGCTCTTTGGATATCTGCCTTGAGCTGATTTTGGGCCTGACTGCTATTTAACTTGGCCAATTCTAAGTTGAGTTTGGCCCGATCAATCGCAATCCGCGTCTGTAAGCCATTAAAGATAGGGACCGATAAGTTGATGCCTAGGTTGGTGTAGAGGTTGTTCCCCACTTGCTCAAAATAAGGAGTGGTTCCCCCTTCTATGGTCTGTACTGTAGGAAATTCTACGGGAATTTGTGTCCCATTGACATCTAAATAAAGGGTTTGAGTAGTTTGCTCTGTCGTTCGGTCTTTAGCCGCCGAAGAATAGTTGGAAGTCAAGGAAACATAGCCCCCTAAGGTAGGCATTAAGCCCCCTTCCGCTATCTTGATCGCCATATCTGCACTTTCTTCTCTCAAGCGATTGGCGGCCATATTGGGCATATTGGCCGCCGCTTCTAGATATAGCTCCTCCAAGCTTTCTAGCTCTCGGGCTGCAGGCAACTCCATTTGCATCACCTTCAAACGGATATTTTCATCTACGGGCATATTGATGAGGACCTTGAGATTGACATAAGCCAACTCAATCGTGTTTTCTGCATTAACGATGGCCTGCTCATCTCTAGCCTGCTGCGCTTCTAGCTCCAAACGGCTATTATCAGGCAAGTTGCCCGCTTTAATCTGCTTGAGGGTTTGGACCAATTGCTCTTCGGTCAAGGCTTTTTGTGCCTGCAAAACCTGCAAGTTTTCCTCCGCCAGCAAGACCTGCAAATAGGCCTGAGCCACTGAAAGGGCGTTGGTCTGCTTGGCCTGCTCCAAATCCTGCGCACTCGCCTGAACATCCAATCGACTTTGCTTGAGCTGATTGCGCAAACGCAACCCCTGATAAATCGGAAAATTGGTATTGAGCGAAAGCTGAGAAGACTGCGTGCTCTGATTGACATACTGATAGGAGGTAAAATCAATCGAACGCCCCAAGTTCAAGCCATGCCGAAAAGAGGCATTTAATGTAGGGTAAAACGCCCAGCTCGCTTGCTTACGGTTCAGCTCGGCCTGCCGCTGCTGTATACCCGCCTGCTTGATCTGGGGGTTGTGCTGCCAAGCATAGTTAATACAAGCAGCCAAATCAAGACTATCTTGCCCAAAAAGAGGACTCCCCCCTAAAATGAGCAAAACTAAAACTCCATAAAATTGACGCATAAGGGATTCTTTTATTTGCTTCAAATTAAGGCTAAAAATAAGAGTTCTCCAACAAGTTCGATAAAAAGCAGGCTTTTCTAGATAGTTCGAGTTTTGTTTTGGGGCTGCCCCGCCCTGCGGGCGGGTCGGGCTGTGCGCGGGCTCGCTGTTCGCTCGGCCCTGCGCTTTTTTCGCTGCGCTCAAAAAGCTTGGTCTGGCCCTTTGGGCCACCCTTTTCCATCCCTCAGCCGACGGGCCTGCGGCCCTTTGCCGAGTTTGTGAGACTGTTTAAAATTTTGTGTGCACCCTTTCCCCCCTAGGGACAAGCCCCTACTTTTTCAGACACCCCCAACAGTCTTTCTCAACTTTACAAATGCCATTTTACAAATCCCGAATAGCTTTCCCTTTGAATTGTTTGGAGCTTGGCTCCGAAATCACGCTATTATATAGACCTATAGGTTAAAACCTACAGCAATCAAGGAGACCCAGCTACATCCAATAAAAATGGGCCGAAGGTTAAAACCTTCGGCCCATAACTAGAGGAAAACAGCCAATTTTACCGCCAAAAGATTTAAATCAATGCGGGTTTTAACCCGCATTCCATAAAAACATTGCGAAGCAATACCACCCTTGCTGTAGGTTTCAACCTACAGTATCGGCCTAGCGATGTGCAGCAGTGCGGCGAAGCCGCAGACCAAGGCCGTCAGGCCGCAGGGCCGAGCGAATAGCGAGCTGCGAAACGTAGCGCCGACGAGCGAAGTGAGGCGGAGGCCCCAATACCTACTCCTTCAGAAAGCGATCTTGTAGGCCTAAATTAGGCCAATGCAAAATATAGAGCCCTGCGGGCCATTGGCCCAAAGAGATTTGGCCCGACCACTGTCCGCTGGCTAGTTGGCGGCCCTGTAAGTCATAAATCATCCAAAGTTCGCCTAATTGAGGGGGCGACTTTAGGTAGAGGGCCTGCCGAGCGGGTTGGGGATAAAGCTGCATTTGGGATTGGGCAATGGGGTTTAGGCCATCGGGCGAATCCACTTGCAGACAATAATCTTTGGTCTCACCAAAGCCCGTATCGCCACAGCTGCTAAAGGCGCCAGAGCCCCATTTGAGCTGCCAGCGACTGCGGTAATTGCCCAGCCAATGGGTGGGAATCGTCAGTTGGTCTACATAAGTTGTTTGCATTTGGCTAATTGTGGGAGAGCTCCAGACCAATTCGAGGCTATCAAACTGCCCATTGCGGTCCAGATCTACCCAAAGCCCCAGGCGCCAATTGGGAAAAGGGCTACTGCCCGTGGCCCAGCTCCAGTGAATGGGGTAAGTTTGGCCCGCTTGCAAAAAGAAGCTGCTATCATAGGCGGCATAGCCATTTGCAACAACAGAAGAAGCATAACTACTATCGCCCAGTTGCAGCGCTGTCAACCATTCAAAGTTGTTATTAGCAAAGGGAGCGCAATAATTTAGATCGCGGCAACTGCCACAGCCTGCCGTGCTCAATTGTAGATTTAGGCTATCTAAACTAGGGCTAGCGCAGTTGGACCAAAGGCGAATCTCATAGGCTTGGCAGCTATCTAGGTTGGGCAAAGTAAAGTTATTTTGACTGCTTTGGAGTGTTTGGCTACTCCCCTGCCCTATTGGGCCATAAGTTAGCGTATAGCTTTGGGCGGCGGCTATCTCTGTAAAAGAGAGGGCCAAGAAATCGCCGCCGCTGCTATCCAATTGCCAAAGTTGAGGGGCATTGCAGCAGCCTTGGCTCTCCCAAAAAACATAATTGGTATCGGCAGAAGCT
This window contains:
- a CDS encoding TolC family protein — its product is MRQFYGVLVLLILGGSPLFGQDSLDLAACINYAWQHNPQIKQAGIQQRQAELNRKQASWAFYPTLNASFRHGLNLGRSIDFTSYQYVNQSTQSSQLSLNTNFPIYQGLRLRNQLKQSRLDVQASAQDLEQAKQTNALSVAQAYLQVLLAEENLQVLQAQKALTEEQLVQTLKQIKAGNLPDNSRLELEAQQARDEQAIVNAENTIELAYVNLKVLINMPVDENIRLKVMQMELPAARELESLEELYLEAAANMPNMAANRLREESADMAIKIAEGGLMPTLGGYVSLTSNYSSAAKDRTTEQTTQTLYLDVNGTQIPVEFPTVQTIEGGTTPYFEQVGNNLYTNLGINLSVPIFNGLQTRIAIDRAKLNLELAKLNSSQAQNQLKADIQRALTDVKAARKSLEAAQKSLAATSASAANTRKRFELGIVNGFELSSVQNMLTSAASSVVQAKYDLLFKLKVLDFYRGIGLNTPQEN
- a CDS encoding efflux RND transporter periplasmic adaptor subunit, encoding MAKKKKGISPIIWIIGLVLIATALIVIFRKDGKSKAIRVAVEAAEKRQIVESVYASGKLFPATEVEITSNVSGTIVELLVEEGENVKEGQLLAKIDPEALASVVERAAASAKSARAQLGNIKAQKDQLLVQLAQAKVNYDRNKTLFDEGVISKAELETMETNLRSTEANIAALDESIRSAKFNVESADATVREQQKNLSQTSIYAPMAGVVSKLYKKQGEQVVGTIQMAGTPILKISNLSSIEVRVDVNERDILQLNRGDSADIELDAYPNRKFLGLVTHIANTATGLSTMALTSDQVTNFEVRILMSQESYKDLQVDPNKPPFRAGLSASAEIRTNSIPNALSLPIAAVTSREDEEAEEQVRKGEEVSLKEYVFVQMADSVRLQEVKTGIQDDRYIQITSGLKAGEQVVIAPFDAISKKLEQGSLIEAVAEKDLYKKTTEK